The Actinomycetota bacterium genome has a window encoding:
- the cysK gene encoding cysteine synthase A — protein MANIYEDITKTIGNTPLVKINNISSGLDATILAKIESFNPLSSVKDRIGVAMIEDAEEKGLINKGSVIIEPTSGNTGIGLAFACAAKGYKLVLTMPDTMSVERRRLLKFLGAEVILTEGSQGMTGAIKKAEELALSKKNSFIPQQFCNPANPETHRKTTAGEIIKDTDGKVDFFIACIGTGGTITGVGEVLKRELGKVKIIGVEPEDSPVLTKGIAGSHKIQGIGADFVPEILNRDIIDEIIAVAGENAGNIARELARKEGILAGISSGAAMWAALEVGKRPESRGKNIVVLLPDSGERYLSTWLFQ, from the coding sequence ATGGCAAATATTTATGAAGACATAACAAAAACAATAGGCAACACTCCTCTTGTAAAAATAAATAATATTTCTTCGGGCCTGGACGCCACGATTCTTGCGAAAATAGAGTCTTTTAATCCTCTTTCAAGCGTAAAAGACAGAATAGGCGTTGCAATGATTGAAGATGCAGAAGAAAAAGGGCTGATAAATAAAGGATCTGTGATAATTGAACCTACAAGTGGAAATACAGGAATCGGTCTTGCATTTGCATGTGCAGCGAAAGGCTACAAACTGGTTCTAACCATGCCTGATACAATGAGTGTTGAAAGAAGGCGGCTTTTGAAGTTTCTGGGTGCCGAAGTTATTCTTACGGAGGGTAGCCAGGGGATGACCGGAGCAATAAAAAAAGCAGAAGAACTTGCATTAAGCAAAAAAAATAGCTTTATTCCTCAGCAATTCTGCAATCCTGCAAATCCTGAAACACACAGAAAGACTACTGCAGGTGAAATAATTAAAGATACCGACGGAAAAGTTGACTTTTTTATTGCGTGCATAGGTACCGGCGGAACAATAACGGGTGTCGGCGAGGTATTAAAAAGAGAACTGGGCAAGGTAAAAATAATAGGTGTAGAACCGGAAGATTCTCCGGTGCTTACAAAAGGTATAGCCGGATCTCACAAAATACAGGGTATCGGGGCAGATTTTGTTCCCGAAATTCTTAACAGAGACATTATTGATGAAATTATTGCTGTTGCCGGTGAAAATGCAGGAAATATTGCAAGAGAGCTTGCAAGAAAAGAAGGAATACTTGCGGGCATTTCAAGCGGGGCAGCTATGTGGGCTGCTCTTGAAGTCGGAAAAAGACCTGAAAGCAGAGGGAAGAATATCGTTGTCCTGCTTCCGGATTCCGGGGAAAGATATCTTTCCACATGGCTTTTCCAATAA